Genomic window (Streptomyces yatensis):
AACTCCGCCGGCAACGCGGTGCTCGTCATGGGCGACACGAACACCCGCTACACCCGCACCGCCGACAACATCCGCGATCTGGCCACCCGTAATGGCCTCACCGACGCGTGGGTGGATCTCGTCCGGGGCGGCTCGGCGCCGCCCGCCGGTTCCGACGCGCTCGTCTGTGACCCCGAGAACGTCACCGACACCTGCGAGGTCGTGGACAAGGTCCTCTACCGCTCCGGCCCGCTGCTCTCGCTCACCGCCACCCGCTATCACAACGAGCACACATCGTTCCTGGACGCCGAGGACAAGCCGCTGTCCGACCACTATCCGCACACCGTGGACCTGTCCTGGCACACCTCCGGCGCCCTGCGCGCCAGCGACCAGTTCGGCGGCCCGCACGGCACGGCCTTCAACGACGCCGACGACCTGCCCGCCGCACCGCCCGCGCCCCGCACCCTCACCCTGCGCGGTGGCTCCCGGCTGGACGCGGTGTCCCTGGCCATGGACGGCGGCGCGACCCTCACCCACGGCGGCACGGGCGGCACCCCGGTCTCCCTCACCCTCGGCCCCGCCGAACACCTCACCTCCGTGACCCTCACCCGGGGCCGGAAGGACGGCCGTACCCGGGTCTTCTCGGCGGCGTTCACCACCGACACGGGCCGTACGGTGACGGCGGGATCGCCCACGTCGGACGCCGCCACCTACACCGCCCCCGCGGGCTGGCGGATCGTGGGCTTCACCGGCCGCGCCGGTGACGAGATCGATAAACTCGGCGTCCTTTTCGCGCCACGTTAGGCCAGTAGGCTTCGGCCCATGCGTGATCTTGTGAATGGCTTCGGTTATCTGATGAAGGGGCAGCGCTGGGCGGCCCGGCACGGGAGATGGTGGGGGTTCGGGATGATTCCCGCCCTGATCACCCTCGTCGGCTACGCGGCGGCCCTCGTCGCCCTCTTCTTCTGGACCGATGACGTCATCGCATGGGCCACGCCCTTCGCCGACGACTGGTCATCGCCCTGGCTCGGCATCTTCCGCGGCGCGCTCACGATCCTCTTCGCCGCCACCTGCCTCTTCCTCGCCGTCCTCACCTTCACCGCGGTCACGCTCCTGGTCGGCCAGCCCTTCTACGAGTCGCTCTCCGAGCAGGTCGACCGCTCCGAGGGCGGCGCGGTCCCCGACTCCGGCCTGTCGATCTGGGCGGAGCTGTGGATAGGGCTGCGCGAGGCCATCGCGTTGCTCATCCGCGTCACCCTCTGGAGCGTGCTCTTCTTCGCGCTCGGCTTCATCCCGGGCGTCGGCCAGACCGTGATCCCCGCGGTGGCCTTCTGCGTGACCGGCTTCTTCCTCACCGAGGAACTCACCTCGATCGCCCTGCTGCGCCGTGGAGTCCTGCTGAAGGAGCGCCGCCGCATGCTCCGCTCCCGCCGCCTCCTCTCCCTCGGCTTCGGCGTCCCGCTGTCCCTCCTCTTCCTGCTCCCCCTGGTCGCGGTCTTCCTGATGCCGGGCGCCGTCGCGGGCGCGACCCTGCTGGTCCGCGACCTGACGGGCGAGGACGAGGACGCGACGCCGCAGGGCGAGACGGCGGTGGGCCCGGCCTTCAACGGCGCGCCGTAACGCCCTGCGGCGCAGTTGGGTTACCAGGCCGTCTTGGGCGTGGGCCACCAGCCGGCCCGCTCGACCGGGGTCGCGGCCGAGCCGGTGATCCGCGGGACGACATCGGTCACCGCGGACAGCTCACCGCTCGCGATGGCCTGGTACCAGGAGATCCAGCTCTCGATCTGCACCCCGTTGATGCCCAGCCGCCACCGCCGCGCGAAGGCTTCCTCCACGGTCTCGGGGACATAGCGGTAGGGCCGTCCGGTGGCCGAGGCGATCCGGGCGACCATTTCTTCAAGGGTGAGCGCCTCGGGCCCGGTGACCTCCAGCGTCGCCCCGTCGTGCGCGGAGCGGGGCCCCTCGTCCAGGGCGACGGCCGTGATCACATCGGCGATGTCGTCGTGGGTGACGAAGGCGGCCCGGCCATCTCCGCCGGGGCCGCTCACCACAAGGTCATCGTCGGCGAGGGCGGCGGGCGTCGAGGCGTAGATGCCCGCCCGGACGATCACGGCGACGCCTTCGGCGATGACGGATTTCATGGCCGGGGAATCGCTCGTCCCGTCGTGATGAACGTGCCGTACGCGGCGATGGTGCGGTGATGGCCGCTACGCTCGCCGGCCATGAGCGACGATATTAAGGGGCATGGGCCGGTCCGTGACGCCTCTGTCGTGGTGGCCCGCGACGCCGATGGGCTGGTGGCCGTGTTGAGCGCGGATTTCCCCCGCCATGGCGGTGAGTATCTGTTCCTGCCGGGCGGGCGCAGGGAGGCGGGGGAAACGGCGGAGGAGTGTGCGCGGCGGGAGTTGCGGGAGGAGGCCGGGGTCATGGCGGAGAAGTGGCGTTCGCTGGGGTCGTATGCGATGACGCTCGGCTCCACGGCGCGGGTGCATCTTTTCGAGGCCCGACGGCTGACCGTCGGGCCTCAGGAACTCACGCCTACTAAACAGGACTTCAAGCTTTCGTGGTGGTCGATGGGGGATGCGATCGACGCGGTCGGGCAGGGCCGCTTTCTGCTTCCGGCTGGGCCCTTGGCGCTGTTGCTCGCCGATCGAGGGCCCGGGGTCTCAGCGGGTCGTGTTTGCGACCACCGTGAGGATTGAGCGGACCTGGGCGGTGATGGCTTCCCGGTGGTGGACGAAGTCGGGGTCGGTGATCTGGCCCGTGGTGGGGTCGGTGTTGCCCGGGCCGAACTGGAGGACGGGGGTGTGGAGATGGCCGCCCGGGGCCTTCAGGGCGACCGCGTCGCGCAGCAGGGTGGCGCGGTAGGCGATCTCGTTGGAGAGGTAGTCGCCGCCACCGCCCGCGCGGGCCGTCGAGCCGGGGGTCGGGCCGTTCGGCTGGACCACCGGGGTCGTGGCGCCCGCCGGGATCTCGGTGACCTCGGTGTGGTCGTGGACGCGGACCGGGCCGGTGTTCGCCGAGACGATCTTGTCGTAGGGGAGGTTGGTCGTCGTCCACTGGGGCTGGGGGGTCGGGGTCGGTACACCGGACGGGATGGGCACGGTCTCGGTGCGGGAGATGTTGGCGTTGTCGGGGTAGCCGCCCCGCCAGGCGCCGTTGGTGCGCTCGACGTCGAAGCGGCCCACCCGGCCCTGGCTCACCGTCATGAACGCGTCCACCCGGCGCGGGCCCGACCGGAAGGCGGGCAGCAGGGTGCGCTCGACCGTGCCGTCCGCGAAGTCCGTCCAGCGGACGGGGAAGACGGCGGTCTCGA
Coding sequences:
- a CDS encoding jacalin-like lectin — its product is MRLIGRLSVAAAAALTLCATATTSGATPAVADTGTHQATSGTFNVLTYNVAGLPEGLSSGHPAKNTPLISPRLGAYDIVNVQEDFNYHAALYAGDDHPYRTPTSGGAGFGDGLNTLSDLPYDDFERVTWKRCNGTDCLTPKGFTLARVRLAEGAYLDLYNVHTNAGTTDADLAARRANISQLSDYITANSAGNAVLVMGDTNTRYTRTADNIRDLATRNGLTDAWVDLVRGGSAPPAGSDALVCDPENVTDTCEVVDKVLYRSGPLLSLTATRYHNEHTSFLDAEDKPLSDHYPHTVDLSWHTSGALRASDQFGGPHGTAFNDADDLPAAPPAPRTLTLRGGSRLDAVSLAMDGGATLTHGGTGGTPVSLTLGPAEHLTSVTLTRGRKDGRTRVFSAAFTTDTGRTVTAGSPTSDAATYTAPAGWRIVGFTGRAGDEIDKLGVLFAPR
- a CDS encoding EI24 domain-containing protein: MRDLVNGFGYLMKGQRWAARHGRWWGFGMIPALITLVGYAAALVALFFWTDDVIAWATPFADDWSSPWLGIFRGALTILFAATCLFLAVLTFTAVTLLVGQPFYESLSEQVDRSEGGAVPDSGLSIWAELWIGLREAIALLIRVTLWSVLFFALGFIPGVGQTVIPAVAFCVTGFFLTEELTSIALLRRGVLLKERRRMLRSRRLLSLGFGVPLSLLFLLPLVAVFLMPGAVAGATLLVRDLTGEDEDATPQGETAVGPAFNGAP
- a CDS encoding NUDIX hydrolase, with protein sequence MSDDIKGHGPVRDASVVVARDADGLVAVLSADFPRHGGEYLFLPGGRREAGETAEECARRELREEAGVMAEKWRSLGSYAMTLGSTARVHLFEARRLTVGPQELTPTKQDFKLSWWSMGDAIDAVGQGRFLLPAGPLALLLADRGPGVSAGRVCDHRED
- a CDS encoding pyroglutamyl peptidase, translating into MRPIRPRLALLGAALLTAAPLSLAAPATATADTTATPTVEERRLDEVMPQEILRRSGFDDAAPDFARALAGVRSPAEAERVITREGRALWQRAVDRAQGRGPAGGDLSRDDDRPLYWARLGMTRALGQWQPGFPLPEARRAALLTTLERTSRGEDSLDLPAGQHIKRIVVTGFDPFQLDDDVRRSNPSGAAALALDGTTIHTDNGPARVETAVFPVRWTDFADGTVERTLLPAFRSGPRRVDAFMTVSQGRVGRFDVERTNGAWRGGYPDNANISRTETVPIPSGVPTPTPQPQWTTTNLPYDKIVSANTGPVRVHDHTEVTEIPAGATTPVVQPNGPTPGSTARAGGGGDYLSNEIAYRATLLRDAVALKAPGGHLHTPVLQFGPGNTDPTTGQITDPDFVHHREAITAQVRSILTVVANTTR